A genome region from Pseudomonadota bacterium includes the following:
- the rph gene encoding ribonuclease PH has product MNPVGQRDTSAVRGVRIAPNYLKHPEGSALIEIGDTRVICTASVEEKVKDWMRGKGRGWVTAEYSMLPRANATRSLREGQFGRWPSSRSQEIQRLIGRCLRAAIWPARLGERNITIDCDVIQADGGTRTASVTGGFVALAIALDGLRRENKIKLFPLKSMLAAVSVGIVDGKPIVDLDYNLDSRADVDLNIAGDGRGRIVEIQATAEGATFEPRQLEEMVALGLGAIDTLVAAQREALGRAGVDLDALIG; this is encoded by the coding sequence ATGAACCCCGTCGGACAACGCGACACGAGCGCCGTGCGCGGCGTGCGGATCGCGCCGAACTACCTCAAGCACCCGGAGGGCTCGGCGCTCATCGAGATCGGCGACACCAGGGTGATCTGCACGGCGAGCGTCGAGGAGAAGGTGAAGGACTGGATGCGAGGCAAGGGCCGCGGCTGGGTGACCGCCGAGTACTCGATGCTGCCGCGTGCGAACGCGACGCGCAGCCTGCGCGAGGGGCAGTTCGGGCGGTGGCCCTCGAGCCGCTCCCAGGAGATCCAGCGCCTGATCGGCAGGTGCCTGCGGGCCGCGATCTGGCCGGCCCGGCTGGGCGAGCGGAACATCACGATCGACTGCGACGTGATCCAGGCGGACGGCGGCACGCGCACCGCCTCGGTGACCGGCGGCTTCGTGGCGCTCGCGATCGCGCTCGACGGCTTGCGCCGCGAGAACAAGATCAAGCTGTTCCCCCTGAAGTCGATGCTGGCGGCGGTCTCGGTGGGCATCGTCGACGGCAAGCCGATCGTGGATCTCGACTACAACCTCGATTCCCGGGCGGACGTGGACCTCAACATCGCGGGCGACGGGCGCGGCCGGATCGTCGAGATCCAGGCCACGGCGGAGGGCGCGACCTTCGAGCCGCGGCAGCTCGAGGAGATGGTGGCGCTCGGCCTCGGCGCCATCGACACGCTCGTCGCGGCGCAACGCGAGGCGCTGGGGCGCGCCGGGGTCGACCTCGACGCGCTGATCGGGTGA
- the rdgB gene encoding RdgB/HAM1 family non-canonical purine NTP pyrophosphatase: MRTRLVIATRNAGKVAELRAALALLGFDVLSLRDLPSAPDIEEDADSFAGNATKKATEISLALCVAALADDSGLEVDALGGAPGVHSARYGGPGLDDAERNRLLLEALRDVPASARGARFRCAIAYAAPGEAPRLFEGVFPGRIASGPRGTHGFGYDPIFLPDGYEISLAEIPPAEKLRVSHRARALAAFAHWVESR, from the coding sequence ATGCGGACGCGGCTCGTGATCGCGACGAGGAACGCGGGCAAGGTCGCGGAGCTGCGCGCGGCGCTCGCCCTTCTGGGCTTCGACGTCCTGTCGCTCCGCGATCTCCCGTCGGCGCCCGACATCGAGGAGGACGCGGACAGCTTCGCCGGGAACGCGACAAAGAAGGCGACGGAGATCTCCCTGGCGCTCTGCGTCGCGGCGCTCGCGGACGACTCCGGGCTCGAGGTGGACGCGCTCGGCGGCGCGCCCGGCGTGCACTCGGCGCGGTACGGCGGCCCCGGGCTCGACGACGCGGAGAGGAACCGCCTCCTGCTCGAGGCGCTGCGCGACGTCCCGGCCTCCGCGAGGGGCGCCCGCTTCCGCTGCGCCATCGCCTACGCCGCGCCGGGCGAGGCGCCCCGGCTGTTCGAGGGGGTCTTCCCCGGGCGCATCGCGTCCGGCCCGCGCGGGACGCACGGCTTCGGCTACGACCCGATCTTCCTGCCCGACGGGTACGAGATCTCGCTGGCCGAGATCCCCCCCGCGGAGAAGCTCCGCGTGAGCCATCGCGCGCGCGCGCTCGCCGCGTTCGCGCACTGGGTGGAGTCGCGCTGA
- a CDS encoding ATP-binding protein: protein MNETAHLGELEVEKPRSSVSRRVIAAFAVVVVAFAALLAGGIALYRQTVSELSLINTAYLPLTLGTSDIRATQLVFNTLMDRMADASEQHAARAWIDAARRFRPATLRKLAGLARRTAASEDIPDDERAFLVEMGGRLREVEKRYRQNELKFQQAYAEMDSGHAAEAIRRIEDLKRAERLLDSVLGGIEAELKRHITQLSESAARDGNRAALGLAAMTLVALLVGAAMIFSVRRSLQPLRRLQSAVFEVAKGDLRTQIEVSRNDEIGALATSFNRMTRALADRGERLVRSERLATAGKMAAQVTHEIRNPLSSLGLNAELLEDELEASPDRPEARALLRAMQDEIERLTGITESYLRFARLPSPELELADLNRTVESALEFMGSELSEARVEVTARLAAEMRPALFDRGQIRQALVNLLRNAREALPDGGHVQVSTWSDARGVGLAVADDGPGIPADVAPQIFDSFYTTKSGGTGLGLSMVRPICLAHGGDVRHEENPGGGSRFAITLPEGRTP from the coding sequence ATGAACGAGACCGCGCACCTTGGAGAGCTCGAGGTCGAGAAGCCGAGGAGCTCGGTGTCGCGGCGCGTCATCGCGGCGTTCGCCGTCGTCGTCGTCGCGTTCGCGGCGCTGCTCGCGGGCGGCATCGCGCTCTACCGGCAGACCGTGTCGGAGCTGTCCCTCATTAATACGGCCTACCTCCCCCTCACCCTGGGGACCTCGGACATCCGCGCGACGCAGCTCGTCTTCAACACGCTGATGGACCGGATGGCCGACGCCTCGGAGCAGCACGCGGCCAGGGCCTGGATCGACGCGGCGCGGCGCTTCCGGCCGGCGACGCTGCGCAAGCTCGCGGGCCTCGCGCGGCGAACGGCGGCGAGCGAGGACATCCCCGACGACGAGCGCGCGTTCCTGGTGGAGATGGGGGGGCGGCTGCGCGAGGTCGAGAAGCGGTACCGGCAGAACGAGCTCAAGTTCCAGCAGGCCTACGCGGAGATGGACTCCGGGCACGCCGCCGAGGCGATCAGACGGATCGAGGATCTGAAGCGCGCGGAGCGGCTGCTCGACAGCGTCCTCGGCGGCATCGAGGCGGAGCTCAAGCGCCACATCACGCAGCTCAGCGAGAGCGCGGCGCGCGACGGGAACCGGGCCGCTCTCGGCCTCGCGGCCATGACGCTGGTGGCCCTGCTCGTCGGCGCGGCGATGATCTTCTCGGTGCGGCGCTCCCTGCAGCCGCTCCGCCGGCTCCAGTCCGCCGTCTTCGAGGTCGCGAAGGGCGACCTCCGCACCCAGATCGAGGTGTCGCGCAACGACGAGATCGGCGCGCTCGCGACGTCGTTCAACCGCATGACGCGGGCGCTCGCGGACCGCGGCGAGCGGCTCGTGCGCTCGGAGCGGCTCGCGACCGCGGGCAAGATGGCGGCCCAGGTGACGCACGAGATCCGCAACCCGCTCTCCTCCCTCGGCCTGAACGCCGAGCTGCTCGAGGACGAGCTCGAGGCCTCGCCGGACCGCCCCGAGGCGCGCGCCCTCCTGCGCGCCATGCAGGACGAGATCGAGCGCCTCACCGGGATCACGGAGTCGTACCTCCGGTTCGCGCGGCTCCCCTCCCCGGAGCTCGAGCTCGCCGATCTGAACCGGACCGTCGAGTCCGCGCTCGAGTTCATGGGCTCGGAGCTTTCGGAGGCCCGCGTCGAGGTGACCGCGCGGCTCGCGGCCGAGATGCGCCCCGCCCTCTTCGATCGCGGCCAGATCCGGCAGGCGCTCGTCAACCTGCTGCGCAACGCGCGGGAGGCGCTGCCCGACGGCGGGCACGTGCAGGTGTCCACCTGGTCCGACGCCCGCGGCGTCGGGCTCGCGGTGGCGGACGACGGCCCCGGCATCCCGGCGGACGTCGCGCCGCAGATCTTCGACAGCTTCTACACGACCAAGAGCGGCGGCACCGGGCTCGGCCTGTCCATGGTGCGCCCGATCTGCCTCGCGCACGGCGGCGACGTCCGGCACGAGGAGAACCCGGGGGGCGGGAGCCGCTTCGCCATCACCCTCCCCGAAGGAAGGACCCCATGA